A DNA window from Phaeobacter sp. A36a-5a contains the following coding sequences:
- a CDS encoding ABC transporter substrate-binding protein, with protein MKTLKGTVAGLALSLGLATAAQAELSGTLKIFSDMSNPAPRAVMEGMAAEFDAMHPNLTVELTVIDREAYKTQIRNFLSANPPDVANWYAANRMRPYVSAGLFEDISDLWAEPEIADALASTKGAMTLDGKQWGVPYTYYQWGVYYREDIYNELGLEEPEDWEIFKANCQKILDSGRKCFTIGTKFLWTAGGWFDYLNMRTNGYDFHMALTNGEVAWTDDRVKQTFANWRELIDMGAFIDNHQSYSWQEALPFMVKGEAAAYLMGNFAVAPLREAGLGTDQLDFYQFPTINPDVELAEDAPTDTFHIPSGAQNKEAAREFLRFVVSADNQTKINGGAALGQLPVNSKSSVDDDEMLNQGFEMLSANSPGGIAQFFDRDAPAEMASVAMEGFQEFMVFPDNLDDILNRLEKTRERVY; from the coding sequence ATGAAGACTTTGAAAGGAACAGTTGCGGGCCTGGCTCTCAGCCTCGGCCTGGCCACTGCGGCACAGGCTGAATTGAGCGGCACGCTCAAGATTTTCTCAGATATGTCCAATCCTGCGCCGCGCGCAGTAATGGAGGGGATGGCGGCTGAATTCGACGCGATGCACCCGAACCTGACCGTTGAGCTGACGGTGATCGACCGCGAGGCCTACAAGACGCAGATTCGCAACTTCCTATCTGCCAACCCACCGGACGTGGCCAACTGGTATGCGGCAAACCGGATGCGGCCCTACGTCTCTGCCGGGTTGTTCGAAGACATCTCCGACCTTTGGGCAGAGCCGGAAATCGCTGATGCGCTGGCCTCCACCAAGGGCGCAATGACATTGGACGGCAAGCAATGGGGCGTACCCTACACCTACTACCAGTGGGGCGTCTACTACCGCGAGGACATCTACAACGAGCTTGGCCTCGAAGAGCCCGAGGACTGGGAGATCTTCAAAGCGAACTGCCAGAAGATTCTCGATTCAGGTCGCAAGTGTTTCACCATCGGCACCAAGTTCCTGTGGACGGCCGGCGGCTGGTTTGACTACCTGAACATGCGCACCAACGGCTATGATTTCCATATGGCGCTGACCAATGGTGAAGTCGCCTGGACCGATGACCGTGTAAAGCAGACCTTTGCCAACTGGCGGGAACTGATCGACATGGGGGCCTTTATCGACAACCATCAGTCCTACAGCTGGCAGGAGGCCCTGCCCTTCATGGTCAAAGGTGAAGCCGCCGCCTATCTGATGGGCAACTTTGCCGTGGCACCGCTGCGCGAAGCCGGTCTTGGGACCGATCAGCTGGATTTCTACCAGTTCCCGACCATCAATCCCGATGTCGAGCTGGCTGAGGACGCACCAACCGACACCTTCCACATTCCATCCGGCGCCCAGAACAAAGAAGCCGCGCGCGAGTTCCTGCGTTTCGTCGTCTCGGCGGACAATCAGACCAAGATCAACGGCGGCGCAGCACTCGGCCAGCTGCCTGTGAACTCAAAGTCCTCCGTCGATGATGACGAAATGCTCAATCAGGGCTTCGAGATGCTGTCCGCCAACTCGCCCGGTGGTATCGCGCAGTTCTTTGACCGCGATGCACCAGCGGAAATGGCCTCCGTTGCCATGGAGGGCTTCCAGGAGTTCATGGTCTTCCCGGACAATCTGGATGATATCCTGAACCGTTTGGAAAAGACCCGCGAGCGCGTCTACTGA
- a CDS encoding carbohydrate ABC transporter permease, giving the protein MFPKPIQNSSRGWQATYQALVPTALVLWLLPLIAVAIFSIKPDVDFTTGNYWGMPSSFEGASNYGKVFFGSDMPRYLLNSVLITVPTVIGAVALSCMTGFALGVYKFRGNLLLFFMFVAGNFVPFQILMVPVRDLTLDMGLYNTKTGLVLFHIAFQTGFCTLFMRNFIRALPFELIEAARVEGVAEWRIFWFVVLPLMKPAIAALSVLIFTFIWNDYFWAVVLTQGAESQPVTAGITSFNAQYRAAYHLMSAGSIVAALPPVAMFFLMQRHFIAGLTLGAVK; this is encoded by the coding sequence ATGTTTCCGAAACCCATTCAGAACAGTTCTCGCGGATGGCAGGCCACCTATCAGGCCCTGGTTCCGACTGCGCTCGTCCTTTGGCTGTTGCCGCTGATCGCGGTGGCCATCTTCTCGATCAAACCGGATGTGGACTTTACCACCGGCAACTACTGGGGAATGCCGAGCTCGTTTGAAGGCGCCAGCAATTACGGCAAGGTATTCTTTGGCTCCGACATGCCGCGCTACCTACTGAACTCCGTCCTGATCACGGTGCCGACGGTGATCGGTGCCGTAGCACTCTCCTGCATGACCGGCTTTGCACTTGGCGTATATAAATTCCGTGGCAACCTGCTGCTGTTTTTCATGTTCGTGGCAGGCAACTTCGTGCCGTTTCAGATCCTGATGGTTCCGGTACGCGATCTGACGCTGGACATGGGGCTCTACAACACCAAAACTGGCCTCGTGCTGTTTCATATCGCCTTTCAGACCGGGTTTTGCACGCTCTTTATGCGCAACTTCATCCGCGCCCTGCCTTTTGAGCTGATCGAAGCCGCCCGCGTCGAAGGGGTCGCGGAATGGCGGATCTTCTGGTTCGTGGTATTGCCGCTGATGAAACCCGCAATTGCGGCGCTCAGCGTGCTGATCTTTACCTTCATCTGGAATGATTATTTCTGGGCAGTTGTTCTGACCCAGGGCGCCGAGAGCCAGCCGGTGACCGCAGGCATCACTTCCTTCAACGCGCAATACCGGGCAGCGTACCATCTGATGAGCGCGGGCAGCATCGTCGCGGCCCTGCCGCCGGTTGCGATGTTCTTCCTGATGCAGCGCCACTTTATCGCCGGTCTGACGCTGGGAGCCGTGAAGTGA
- a CDS encoding 2-dehydro-3-deoxy-6-phosphogalactonate aldolase produces MSRNIIAILRGLRPKEARAMTDALMDAGITKIEVPLNSPQPYDSIAVMLDQAKGRATVGAGTVLNTGAVAQLAAIGAQMVVSPDCNPDVIRATKAAGMLSYPGVFTASECFSALRAGADGLKFFPAFKLGLDGFSALKAVLPADAETYAVGGVGPAEFADWHRAGITGFGMGSSLYKPGRSVEDVALLAAETVAAYDEAFDGT; encoded by the coding sequence ATGAGCCGTAACATCATCGCCATCCTGCGCGGTCTGCGTCCCAAAGAGGCGCGCGCCATGACCGATGCCCTGATGGATGCAGGTATCACCAAGATCGAAGTGCCGCTGAACTCTCCCCAGCCTTATGACAGCATCGCCGTCATGCTGGATCAGGCAAAGGGGCGCGCCACAGTCGGCGCTGGAACGGTGCTCAACACCGGCGCAGTGGCTCAACTCGCGGCCATTGGGGCGCAGATGGTGGTTTCGCCAGACTGCAACCCGGATGTGATCCGTGCAACCAAAGCCGCAGGCATGTTGTCCTATCCGGGTGTCTTCACCGCGTCAGAGTGTTTTTCGGCTCTCCGAGCCGGTGCTGATGGTCTGAAGTTCTTCCCTGCCTTCAAACTGGGACTGGACGGTTTTTCGGCGCTGAAAGCGGTCCTGCCCGCTGATGCTGAAACCTACGCGGTAGGCGGTGTCGGGCCTGCGGAATTTGCCGATTGGCACAGGGCAGGCATCACCGGTTTTGGCATGGGGTCCTCTCTCTACAAACCCGGCCGCTCTGTCGAAGATGTCGCCCTCCTCGCTGCAGAAACCGTCGCGGCCTACGACGAGGCCTTCGATGGCACGTGA
- a CDS encoding carbohydrate ABC transporter permease, translating to MNLAPETRSSASASGSRDSWLRRNRQTLAPWLFLAPGVIFFLFYVIFPIVQSFNLSFYRWDGLGDPQFVGMENYRELMDDRAFEVSLWNNLKWLLLYLLAIPAGLFIALFLNQTVTGIRLYKSLFFFPFVISQVVVGLVFSWFYDPTFGLLNQVLGWVGLGPLNVLGDPTLVTYGIIAAGLWPQTAYCMILYLTGLNAVDPEQVEAARLDGAKGAKMLWYVIIPQLRPATFVAFVVTIIGALRSFDLISIMTNGGPFGSSRVLSFYMFEKALSEYGFRMGYGAAIAVVLFLIMLCFIAYFLWSMYQDDKGGR from the coding sequence ATGAACCTTGCTCCAGAAACCAGATCGTCTGCCAGCGCATCAGGCAGCCGTGACAGCTGGCTAAGGCGCAATCGTCAGACCCTCGCGCCCTGGCTCTTTCTGGCGCCCGGCGTGATTTTCTTTCTCTTCTACGTGATTTTCCCGATCGTACAGAGCTTCAACCTGTCGTTCTACCGCTGGGACGGGCTCGGTGATCCACAGTTCGTCGGCATGGAAAACTACCGGGAGCTGATGGATGATCGCGCGTTTGAGGTCTCGCTCTGGAATAACCTGAAATGGCTTCTGCTGTATTTGCTGGCAATCCCGGCAGGCCTGTTCATCGCGCTGTTCCTCAATCAGACCGTAACCGGCATTCGCCTATACAAGTCTCTGTTCTTCTTTCCATTTGTGATCAGTCAAGTTGTTGTCGGCCTGGTGTTCAGCTGGTTCTATGACCCGACCTTTGGCCTGCTCAATCAAGTGCTGGGCTGGGTTGGTCTTGGGCCGTTGAATGTGCTGGGGGATCCGACGCTGGTGACCTATGGCATCATCGCGGCTGGCCTGTGGCCGCAGACGGCCTATTGCATGATCCTCTACCTCACGGGCCTCAATGCGGTTGATCCCGAACAGGTCGAGGCGGCGCGGCTGGACGGTGCCAAAGGCGCCAAGATGCTGTGGTATGTGATCATCCCGCAACTGCGGCCGGCGACCTTTGTCGCCTTTGTCGTGACAATCATCGGCGCACTGCGCAGCTTTGATCTGATCTCCATCATGACCAACGGCGGCCCGTTCGGCTCCAGCCGGGTGCTGTCGTTCTACATGTTTGAAAAGGCCCTGTCGGAATATGGCTTCCGCATGGGTTATGGCGCAGCAATTGCAGTGGTGCTGTTCCTGATCATGCTGTGCTTCATCGCCTACTTCCTGTGGTCCATGTACCAAGACGACAAAGGGGGCCGCTGA
- a CDS encoding SMP-30/gluconolactonase/LRE family protein, with translation MARDPALHPMTAQVFSETRCTLGEGPLWHPTRKQLFWFDILEKQLLSVAGETEIHWQFDDCVSAAGWVDDQTLIMASARALWRFDIETGTRTHLIDLEADQPLTRSNDGRADPWGGFWIGTMGYKAEPGLGAIYRYYRGELRQLVAQQTITNAICFAPDKSCAYFTDTTTGKIMRQPLANRDGWPVGAASVFLDLSNQNFGPDGAIVDAEGRFWNAQWGAGRVAVYTSTGALSEIYPIPTSQASCPSLGGDTLSELFVTTAADGLNDAAAGRTYRIQTTAKGQREHRVIL, from the coding sequence ATGGCACGTGATCCGGCGCTCCATCCCATGACAGCTCAGGTCTTCAGCGAAACGCGCTGCACGCTGGGGGAAGGTCCGCTGTGGCATCCGACGCGCAAACAGTTGTTCTGGTTCGATATCCTTGAAAAACAACTGCTGAGCGTTGCCGGAGAAACGGAGATTCACTGGCAGTTTGACGACTGCGTTTCCGCCGCGGGCTGGGTCGATGATCAGACCCTGATCATGGCCAGCGCCCGTGCGCTATGGCGGTTTGACATCGAAACCGGCACTCGCACGCATCTGATTGATCTGGAGGCCGATCAGCCGCTAACCCGCTCCAACGATGGGCGCGCAGATCCCTGGGGCGGGTTCTGGATTGGCACGATGGGCTACAAAGCGGAACCCGGCCTTGGCGCCATCTACCGCTACTATCGGGGCGAATTGCGCCAGCTGGTCGCACAGCAAACCATCACCAATGCCATCTGTTTTGCCCCTGACAAATCCTGCGCGTATTTCACCGATACAACGACCGGCAAGATCATGCGCCAGCCTCTGGCGAACAGAGACGGCTGGCCGGTTGGCGCGGCATCGGTTTTCCTCGACCTCAGCAACCAGAATTTTGGCCCTGACGGCGCGATTGTCGACGCCGAAGGCCGCTTTTGGAATGCCCAATGGGGGGCCGGCCGTGTCGCTGTCTATACCTCGACCGGCGCGCTGTCAGAGATCTATCCGATCCCAACCTCCCAGGCCTCCTGCCCTTCGCTTGGCGGGGACACCTTGTCAGAGCTGTTCGTTACCACCGCCGCAGACGGGCTGAATGATGCGGCTGCAGGTAGGACCTATCGCATTCAAACAACGGCCAAAGGCCAGCGCGAACACCGCGTCATTCTCTGA
- a CDS encoding 2-dehydro-3-deoxygalactonokinase: protein MTADPNRSFDMMPAGPTPAWIAADWGTSQLRLWVMDNSNQVLDRITSDRGMSRLGPQDYEPTLLGLLGDRLAPGSNSDVRAVPVICCGMAGSRQGWAEAPYATAPCPPPGIAEATRPLIQDKRLTVYLLPGIKTTDPADVMRGEETQIAGYLAQDSNQTGPQVICLPGTHSKWVKLDRGQVTSFSTFMTGEMFALLQGQSVLRHCVSEDGWDEKAFKQAVAKALSSPAAISAQLFRIRADALLSGQNAETGRARLSGLLIGAELAATRGYWSHQSVTILGTDALARCYETALSALGCKPRRVDAESLTLAGLCAAYDQLQKGQTE from the coding sequence ATGACGGCCGATCCCAACCGTTCCTTTGACATGATGCCAGCTGGCCCGACGCCTGCATGGATTGCGGCTGACTGGGGGACGAGCCAGCTGCGGCTGTGGGTGATGGACAACAGTAATCAGGTCCTCGACCGCATCACCTCTGACCGCGGCATGTCGCGGCTTGGCCCGCAGGACTATGAACCGACACTGCTGGGCCTGCTTGGCGATCGTCTGGCGCCCGGCAGCAACAGCGATGTCCGGGCGGTCCCGGTCATCTGTTGCGGAATGGCAGGTTCGCGTCAGGGCTGGGCCGAGGCCCCTTATGCCACCGCGCCCTGCCCCCCGCCGGGAATAGCCGAGGCGACCCGACCGCTGATACAGGACAAACGCCTGACCGTTTACCTGCTGCCCGGGATCAAGACAACCGATCCGGCGGATGTGATGCGCGGGGAAGAAACCCAGATTGCGGGGTACCTCGCACAAGACAGCAATCAGACCGGGCCTCAGGTCATTTGCCTGCCCGGCACCCATAGCAAATGGGTCAAACTGGATCGGGGCCAGGTCACCAGCTTCTCGACCTTCATGACCGGCGAGATGTTCGCACTGCTGCAAGGCCAATCCGTACTTCGACACTGCGTCTCTGAGGATGGCTGGGACGAAAAGGCGTTCAAACAGGCCGTGGCCAAGGCGCTCTCCTCGCCGGCTGCGATCTCGGCACAGCTGTTTCGTATCCGTGCGGATGCGCTGTTGTCCGGGCAGAACGCGGAGACCGGAAGAGCGCGCCTGTCAGGGCTTTTGATCGGTGCGGAGCTTGCCGCGACCCGGGGCTACTGGTCTCACCAATCCGTCACCATACTCGGCACAGATGCGCTGGCCCGCTGCTATGAAACAGCCCTGTCCGCGCTGGGGTGCAAGCCCCGTCGCGTTGACGCCGAATCCCTGACACTCGCGGGCCTATGCGCCGCATATGACCAACTGCAAAAAGGTCAAACCGAATGA
- a CDS encoding IlvD/Edd family dehydratase has protein sequence MTKDRRNRAWYGKLDKDGFIHRSWMKNQGFPDHAFDGRPIIGICNTWSELTPCNSGLRDLAEGVKRGVWEAGGFPVEFPVMSLGETQMKPTAMLFRNLLAMDVEESIRAYGIDGVVLLGGCDKTTPGQLMGAASVDLPAIVVSSGPMLNGKWQGKDIGSGTDVWKFSEAVRAGEMTLQDFMAAESGMSRSKGVCMTMGTASTMASLVEAMGMSLPTNAALPAVDARRMALAHLTGKRIVEMVEEDLKPSDILTRDAFINAIMANAAVGGSTNAVVHLLALAGRVGVELTLDDFGLGSDIPLLVNCMPSGKYLMEDFCYAGGMPVVLKQLADNGHLRSNTTVLGGDITAYAEGAACFNDDVIKTFDTPVKPAAGLRVLRGNLAPNGAIVKPSAATDHLLEHEGVAHVFETIEEMKANIDRDDLPVTKDSILVLKGVGPKGYPGMPEVGNMPIPRKLVRDGVRDMIRISDGRMSGTAFGTVILHVSPESQAGGPLGLVQTGDRIRVSAKNGTLDLLVSEEELTARREAWRPEPPHYTRGYAKLYVDSVLQAEKGADLDFLVGKDTRPVTRESH, from the coding sequence ATGACCAAAGACAGACGAAATCGCGCCTGGTACGGCAAACTGGACAAAGACGGATTTATCCACCGCAGCTGGATGAAAAATCAGGGCTTTCCCGATCATGCCTTTGACGGCCGACCAATCATCGGGATCTGCAATACCTGGTCCGAACTGACGCCCTGCAACTCCGGTCTTCGCGATCTCGCCGAGGGGGTGAAGCGCGGGGTCTGGGAGGCTGGCGGCTTCCCGGTTGAGTTCCCGGTCATGTCGCTGGGCGAGACCCAGATGAAGCCGACGGCGATGCTGTTCCGCAACCTTCTGGCCATGGATGTGGAAGAGTCGATCCGGGCCTATGGGATTGACGGCGTTGTCCTGCTTGGCGGTTGTGACAAGACCACACCGGGCCAGCTGATGGGAGCGGCCTCGGTCGATCTGCCTGCCATCGTGGTCAGCTCGGGCCCAATGCTGAACGGCAAATGGCAGGGAAAGGATATCGGTTCCGGCACAGACGTCTGGAAATTCTCCGAAGCGGTGCGCGCGGGTGAGATGACCTTGCAGGACTTCATGGCGGCTGAATCCGGGATGAGCCGATCCAAGGGCGTGTGCATGACCATGGGTACGGCCTCCACTATGGCGTCCCTCGTCGAAGCGATGGGGATGAGCCTGCCGACGAATGCCGCCCTGCCAGCAGTGGACGCCCGCCGCATGGCGCTGGCGCATCTCACCGGAAAGCGGATTGTCGAAATGGTGGAGGAAGATCTCAAACCCTCCGACATTCTGACCCGCGATGCGTTCATCAACGCGATCATGGCCAATGCAGCGGTTGGCGGCTCGACCAATGCGGTTGTCCATCTTCTGGCACTGGCTGGCCGTGTCGGGGTAGAGCTGACCCTGGATGATTTTGGTCTGGGGAGCGACATCCCGCTCTTGGTGAACTGCATGCCCTCTGGCAAATACCTGATGGAAGATTTCTGCTATGCGGGCGGCATGCCTGTTGTGCTGAAGCAACTTGCCGATAATGGGCACCTGCGCAGCAACACCACCGTTCTGGGAGGCGACATCACAGCCTATGCCGAGGGCGCCGCATGTTTCAACGATGATGTCATCAAGACCTTTGACACCCCAGTCAAACCGGCCGCGGGCCTGCGTGTCCTGCGCGGCAACCTCGCCCCCAATGGCGCCATCGTCAAACCCTCAGCCGCGACCGACCATTTGCTGGAGCACGAAGGTGTCGCCCATGTTTTCGAGACCATCGAAGAGATGAAGGCCAACATCGACCGGGACGATCTGCCGGTGACCAAGGACAGTATCCTGGTGCTGAAAGGCGTCGGTCCCAAGGGCTATCCGGGTATGCCGGAGGTCGGCAACATGCCGATCCCGCGCAAACTGGTGCGCGACGGGGTACGCGATATGATCCGCATTTCCGATGGTCGCATGTCCGGCACGGCATTTGGCACCGTGATCCTGCATGTCTCGCCAGAATCGCAGGCTGGTGGTCCCCTTGGTCTGGTCCAGACCGGCGACCGGATCCGGGTCAGTGCAAAGAACGGCACGCTTGACCTTCTGGTTTCGGAGGAAGAGCTGACCGCGCGCCGGGAAGCCTGGCGACCAGAGCCGCCGCATTACACGCGCGGCTATGCAAAACTCTATGTCGACAGCGTCCTTCAGGCTGAAAAAGGCGCTGATCTTGATTTTCTCGTGGGCAAAGACACCCGCCCCGTCACACGGGAGAGCCACTGA
- a CDS encoding SDR family NAD(P)-dependent oxidoreductase, with the protein MSDTAIFPDLKGTSVFITGGGSGIGAALSEGFLRQGAKVAFVGRSDASAFVQRMEAETGNRPLFIQCDITDIPALKSAIEQAAEAHGPITTLVNNAANDQRHATLDVDEEFWDWAQAINLKAYFFACQAVLPRMQAAGGGSIVNFTSISYMMGNSGYPAYTTANAGINGMTRSLAREFGPDHVRVNALAPGWVLTDKQLDKWATPEALAAHLDRQCLKDHLAPQDIVGSTLFLASATSRMITGQTLVVDGGVVVTG; encoded by the coding sequence ATGAGCGATACTGCAATCTTTCCGGACCTGAAGGGCACATCGGTTTTCATCACCGGCGGCGGTTCCGGCATTGGGGCCGCGCTGAGCGAGGGGTTTCTGCGTCAGGGAGCCAAGGTCGCCTTTGTCGGACGCTCCGATGCCTCCGCATTTGTTCAACGGATGGAAGCCGAGACCGGCAACCGCCCCTTGTTCATCCAATGCGACATCACCGATATCCCGGCGCTGAAATCCGCGATTGAGCAGGCGGCAGAGGCACATGGCCCGATCACCACGCTGGTGAACAACGCCGCCAACGATCAGCGCCACGCCACGCTGGATGTGGACGAAGAGTTTTGGGACTGGGCACAGGCGATCAATCTCAAGGCCTATTTCTTTGCCTGTCAGGCTGTGCTGCCAAGGATGCAGGCCGCCGGTGGCGGGTCAATCGTGAACTTCACCTCCATCAGCTATATGATGGGCAACAGCGGCTACCCCGCCTATACGACTGCAAATGCAGGCATCAATGGCATGACCCGCAGCCTTGCCCGCGAGTTCGGGCCGGATCACGTGCGGGTGAATGCGCTGGCGCCCGGGTGGGTGCTGACCGACAAGCAGCTTGATAAATGGGCCACCCCCGAGGCGCTTGCCGCCCATCTCGATCGCCAATGCCTGAAGGATCATCTCGCCCCTCAGGATATCGTCGGCTCCACGCTTTTTCTGGCCTCGGCAACAAGCCGCATGATCACAGGACAGACGCTGGTGGTGGATGGCGGGGTTGTGGTGACAGGATGA
- a CDS encoding alpha-galactosidase, whose protein sequence is MSTVRDIRCWALQDQCQSLILAARGTDLAEVIYWGPRLPDGTDLDMLAAASRMDVTGGMLDQVPPLSICPEARRTFPGQPGLSLTDGAGKALLPRFTFERAEEGTRTLTLHYRDANNGLHYQAQFELTPATSMITAQAALTSEQPVSVNWLSAPVFPAPQNSHEMIDFHGRWIGEFQTSRTAWSAGARLRDNPTGRTGHEHFPGLIVPCSGATNSQGSAYAFHYGWSGGHRMLAEELPDGRRQIQWGHATGSRRTSGTRFETAPLYAVFSDRGINGCAVTFQRHLRDEILRPPEPVSARPVHYNCWEAVYFEHDHAMLCEIATRAADLGAERFVLDDGWFGKRDDDTTSLGDWTIDRRKYPDGLMPLIDHVHAEGMAFGIWFEPEMINPESDLFRAHPDWVLGDLDQVLGRQQMVLNIALPEVQAYLYDRIAAVLADHPIDYVKWDHNRVLPEPDSAQAEAAYALFDRLRADFPKVEFESCSSGGGRIDFGILSRTHRVWLSDSNDPLERLRIQHEAALFLPMVVTGSHVGPRKCHTSGRVTDIRLRAWVAAQRHMGFEMDPCELTEEEADILRKVTSWWKDNRHWMQRADILRLDSDDPAVIAELQRAEDGSRFVVFAGVCEASAQILPRPLRLTGLEPDTLYEISLLNREDAPGLSRGSPLLKTGTAPLSGQYLMHQGITLPWTFPQSIWVIEGTRL, encoded by the coding sequence GTGAGCACGGTGAGAGACATCCGCTGCTGGGCGCTTCAGGATCAGTGCCAAAGCCTGATCCTCGCCGCCCGTGGCACCGATCTGGCAGAGGTCATCTACTGGGGACCGCGGCTGCCCGATGGAACCGATCTGGACATGCTCGCCGCCGCCTCGCGCATGGATGTGACGGGGGGGATGCTGGATCAGGTGCCGCCGCTGTCGATCTGCCCCGAGGCACGCCGCACCTTCCCCGGCCAGCCCGGTCTGTCGCTGACGGATGGCGCGGGCAAGGCACTGCTGCCACGCTTCACCTTCGAGCGGGCGGAGGAAGGCACTCGGACCCTCACACTCCACTATCGCGATGCCAATAATGGCCTGCACTATCAGGCACAGTTTGAGCTGACGCCCGCAACCAGCATGATCACTGCGCAGGCCGCTCTCACCTCGGAGCAGCCCGTCAGCGTGAACTGGCTCTCCGCTCCGGTCTTTCCGGCACCTCAGAACAGTCATGAGATGATCGACTTCCATGGCCGCTGGATCGGTGAATTTCAGACCAGCCGCACCGCCTGGAGCGCAGGCGCGCGGCTAAGGGACAACCCCACAGGGCGCACCGGGCATGAGCATTTCCCCGGTCTGATTGTGCCCTGCAGTGGTGCCACGAACAGCCAAGGATCCGCCTATGCCTTCCACTACGGCTGGTCGGGGGGCCATAGAATGCTGGCAGAGGAACTCCCCGACGGGCGTCGCCAAATCCAGTGGGGACACGCCACCGGCAGCCGCCGCACATCCGGCACGCGTTTTGAGACCGCGCCACTCTATGCGGTGTTCTCGGATCGGGGGATCAATGGCTGCGCTGTCACCTTCCAACGCCACCTGCGCGATGAGATCCTGCGACCACCTGAGCCTGTGAGCGCGCGTCCGGTGCATTACAACTGCTGGGAAGCGGTCTATTTCGAGCACGATCACGCCATGCTCTGCGAGATCGCAACCCGTGCGGCCGACCTTGGCGCGGAACGTTTCGTGCTGGACGATGGATGGTTCGGCAAACGTGATGACGATACCACATCCCTCGGCGACTGGACGATCGACAGGCGCAAATACCCCGATGGGCTGATGCCACTGATCGACCATGTCCACGCCGAAGGCATGGCATTTGGCATCTGGTTTGAACCGGAAATGATCAATCCTGAAAGCGATCTGTTCCGCGCCCATCCCGACTGGGTTCTGGGCGACTTGGATCAGGTGCTTGGTCGCCAGCAAATGGTACTGAATATCGCCCTGCCGGAGGTACAGGCCTATCTCTACGACCGCATTGCAGCGGTTCTGGCAGATCACCCGATCGACTATGTGAAATGGGACCACAACCGTGTCCTGCCCGAGCCGGACAGCGCCCAGGCCGAGGCAGCCTATGCGCTCTTTGACCGCCTGCGGGCAGACTTCCCCAAGGTGGAATTCGAGAGCTGCTCCTCGGGTGGCGGGCGTATAGACTTTGGGATCCTATCGCGCACCCATCGCGTCTGGCTTTCGGACAGCAACGATCCGCTGGAACGGCTGCGGATCCAGCATGAAGCGGCGCTTTTCCTGCCGATGGTGGTCACCGGCAGCCACGTAGGTCCCCGAAAATGCCACACCTCTGGCCGGGTGACAGACATCCGCCTGCGCGCCTGGGTCGCGGCGCAGCGCCACATGGGGTTTGAAATGGACCCGTGCGAGCTGACCGAGGAAGAGGCAGACATCCTCCGCAAGGTAACTTCCTGGTGGAAAGACAACCGCCACTGGATGCAGCGGGCCGATATTCTGCGGCTCGACAGTGACGATCCGGCGGTAATCGCAGAGCTACAGCGCGCAGAGGATGGCAGTAGGTTTGTCGTCTTTGCCGGGGTTTGTGAGGCCAGCGCACAGATCCTGCCCCGCCCGCTTCGCCTGACCGGGCTAGAGCCGGATACACTATATGAAATCAGCCTGCTGAACCGCGAGGATGCCCCCGGCCTGTCACGCGGTTCACCTCTTTTGAAAACCGGCACTGCCCCCCTTAGCGGCCAATATCTGATGCACCAAGGGATCACCCTGCCCTGGACATTCCCACAGTCGATCTGGGTGATTGAAGGAACACGCCTATGA